A stretch of Bacillus pseudomycoides DNA encodes these proteins:
- a CDS encoding recombinase family protein, with protein MGKIYGKLLCFILTIAVITGCSKEVKVSEKKEICKTEDECTKLGDDMVQKVYKKMESLSQLEELEEDVEGLEEGIEKNVEEGTGKKDSVKAAEKKADDDENYFFLASYYIDEEDIIDPYFEKLDKKRLNKVFADDQEAKEEIIKQHEDRDYHETLWGIYRTLIPSKYRENIKEFDIVTDGYDGIVAHVTPSMENPKDWVLSLDTLDSGVSIDEVMKTLIHETAHVLTLSDKQIPVDEKYLKAFEAEKDVSSYQNKCKNLFLQEGCAKADSYLNQFHNSFWKAIEQEWKEKQVEISEEAQMQFFAEKHDQFVSEYGTTNVAEDIADTFTAFILQDSKKIKEGAELKYKKIAFFYQFPELVKMRAEVLAGLYEVSQKVKE; from the coding sequence ATGGGGAAAATTTATGGAAAACTACTATGTTTTATCTTAACAATTGCTGTTATAACAGGGTGTAGTAAAGAGGTAAAAGTTTCTGAAAAGAAAGAGATATGTAAAACAGAAGATGAATGTACGAAACTTGGAGATGACATGGTTCAAAAAGTATATAAGAAGATGGAGAGCCTGTCCCAGCTGGAAGAACTAGAGGAAGATGTAGAAGGATTAGAAGAAGGAATAGAAAAAAATGTAGAAGAGGGTACTGGAAAGAAAGATAGCGTGAAGGCAGCTGAGAAAAAGGCAGATGATGATGAAAACTATTTCTTTTTAGCATCGTATTATATTGATGAGGAAGACATTATAGATCCTTATTTTGAAAAGCTAGATAAGAAACGTTTAAATAAAGTATTTGCGGATGATCAAGAAGCGAAGGAAGAAATAATAAAGCAGCATGAAGATAGAGATTATCATGAGACGCTATGGGGAATTTATCGTACGTTAATTCCGTCTAAATATAGAGAGAACATAAAAGAGTTTGATATTGTGACAGATGGATACGATGGAATTGTTGCTCATGTGACTCCCAGTATGGAGAATCCGAAAGATTGGGTGTTAAGTTTAGATACGCTTGATTCAGGTGTAAGTATAGATGAAGTGATGAAGACGTTAATACACGAGACTGCTCATGTATTAACGCTTAGTGATAAACAAATTCCAGTAGATGAAAAGTATTTAAAGGCATTTGAAGCGGAAAAAGATGTTTCTTCTTATCAAAATAAGTGTAAAAATCTTTTTCTGCAAGAAGGATGCGCGAAAGCAGATTCCTACCTGAATCAATTTCATAATTCTTTCTGGAAAGCAATTGAACAGGAGTGGAAAGAAAAGCAAGTTGAAATAAGTGAAGAAGCACAAATGCAATTTTTCGCGGAGAAGCATGATCAATTCGTTTCTGAGTATGGGACAACGAATGTAGCGGAAGATATTGCAGATACATTTACAGCGTTCATTTTACAAGACTCAAAGAAAATAAAGGAAGGAGCAGAGCTGAAGTATAAAAAAATTGCATTCTTCTATCAGTTCCCAGAGCTCGTAAAAATGAGGGCGGAAGTGTTGGCTGGATTATATGAAGTTTCACAAAAAGTAAAAGAATAA
- a CDS encoding N-acetylmuramoyl-L-alanine amidase, protein MLKKTVVAVLTLGYVLSPMQALAETENEQLPLEQKTSTEQQENSKQGNQLLPEQKKKEQESGTEQQENSKQGNQLLPEQKKKEQESSTEQQKKSKQQDPKEIQKDVTSQPEGTADVKIEQRLGTSEIKTYQTNVTTVQTAPKTQGGWVNKDNKWYYIQPDGTRKTGWLQEGTNWYYLQKDGVMKTGWLQESGTWYYLQSSGAMKTGWLQEGTTWYYLQSSGAMKTGWLQEGTTWYYLQSSGAMKTGWLQEGTTWYYLQSSGAMKTGWLQEGTTWYYLQSSGAMKMGWLQLGDKKYYFESNGAMKTGWLQEGTTWYYLESNGAAKIGWLQLGDKKYYFDSNGAMKTGWLQLGGKKYYFDSNGAMKTGWLQLGDKKYYLESDGAAKIGWLQLGDKKYYFDSNGAMKTGWLQLGGKKYYFDSNGAMKTGWLQLGDKKYYLESDGAAKTGWLQKGTTWYYFQSTGEMKIGWLQEGATWYYLESNGAMKTGWLQEGTTWYYLEGNGAMKTGWLQEGTTWYYLQGNGAMKTGWLQEGTTWYYLQGNGAMKIGWLEENGKVYYFDTNGAWIENPVIFGKTIIVDPGHGGYDSGTLYENIYEKTIALQVGLKLKSLLAQSGANVVMTRATDIFIPLGDRVRISNENKADIFVSVHVNSADATAAEGIETLYNSQHPKSKEVLKLANAVQNTLIKNTGAKDRRVKDRPDLRVLKADNIAPPILVETGFLTNPNERVKLTSDKYQNVLAQSVFEGTLQYFSN, encoded by the coding sequence ATGTTGAAGAAAACTGTAGTAGCTGTTTTAACATTAGGCTATGTGCTTAGCCCAATGCAAGCTTTGGCTGAAACAGAGAATGAACAGCTACCTTTGGAACAAAAAACTAGCACTGAGCAACAAGAAAACTCTAAACAGGGCAATCAGTTACTACCTGAGCAAAAGAAGAAAGAACAAGAAAGTGGTACTGAGCAACAAGAAAACTCTAAACAAGGCAATCAATTACTACCTGAGCAAAAGAAAAAAGAACAAGAAAGTAGTACTGAGCAACAAAAAAAATCTAAACAGCAAGATCCAAAGGAAATACAGAAAGATGTAACAAGTCAGCCTGAAGGCACAGCAGATGTGAAAATTGAGCAACGACTAGGTACTAGTGAAATAAAAACATATCAAACTAATGTTACAACAGTACAAACAGCGCCGAAAACACAAGGAGGTTGGGTGAATAAAGATAATAAGTGGTATTATATTCAGCCAGATGGTACACGGAAAACGGGGTGGCTGCAAGAAGGAACTAATTGGTACTATTTGCAAAAGGACGGAGTAATGAAAACAGGATGGTTGCAAGAAAGTGGAACTTGGTATTACCTGCAAAGTAGCGGAGCAATGAAAACAGGCTGGCTACAAGAAGGAACAACCTGGTATTATCTGCAAAGTAGCGGAGCGATGAAAACAGGCTGGCTACAAGAAGGGACAACCTGGTATTATCTGCAAAGTAGCGGAGCAATGAAGACGGGCTGGCTACAGGAAGGAACAACTTGGTATTATCTGCAAAGTAGCGGAGCAATGAAAACGGGCTGGCTACAGGAAGGAACAACCTGGTATTACCTGCAAAGTAGCGGAGCGATGAAAATGGGCTGGTTGCAGCTTGGAGATAAAAAATATTACTTCGAAAGCAATGGAGCAATGAAAACGGGCTGGTTACAAGAAGGAACAACTTGGTATTATTTAGAAAGTAACGGAGCAGCAAAAATAGGCTGGTTGCAGCTTGGAGATAAAAAGTATTACTTCGATAGTAATGGAGCAATGAAAACAGGTTGGCTGCAGCTTGGAGGTAAAAAATATTACTTCGATAGTAATGGAGCGATGAAAACAGGCTGGCTACAGCTTGGGGATAAAAAATATTATTTAGAAAGTGATGGAGCAGCGAAAATAGGCTGGTTGCAGCTTGGAGATAAAAAATATTACTTCGATAGTAATGGAGCGATGAAAACAGGTTGGTTGCAGCTTGGAGGTAAAAAATATTACTTCGATAGTAATGGAGCGATGAAAACAGGCTGGCTGCAGCTTGGGGATAAAAAATATTATTTAGAAAGTGATGGAGCAGCGAAAACAGGCTGGCTACAGAAAGGGACAACTTGGTACTACTTCCAAAGTACTGGTGAGATGAAAATAGGTTGGCTGCAAGAAGGAGCAACCTGGTACTATTTAGAAAGTAACGGAGCAATGAAAACAGGTTGGCTACAGGAAGGAACAACTTGGTACTACCTGGAAGGCAATGGAGCGATGAAAACAGGTTGGCTACAGGAAGGAACAACTTGGTACTACCTGCAAGGCAATGGAGCGATGAAAACAGGTTGGCTACAGGAAGGAACAACTTGGTACTACCTGCAAGGCAATGGAGCGATGAAAATCGGATGGTTAGAAGAGAATGGTAAGGTATACTATTTTGACACAAATGGTGCTTGGATAGAAAATCCAGTCATATTTGGTAAAACAATTATAGTTGATCCAGGCCATGGGGGATATGATTCGGGGACATTATATGAAAATATATATGAAAAAACGATTGCTCTGCAAGTAGGTTTGAAGTTAAAGAGTCTATTAGCTCAGAGTGGCGCAAATGTTGTGATGACACGAGCAACGGATATCTTCATTCCATTAGGAGATCGTGTTCGTATTTCAAATGAAAATAAAGCAGATATTTTTGTTAGTGTGCATGTAAACTCAGCTGATGCGACTGCAGCAGAAGGAATTGAAACATTATATAACTCTCAACATCCAAAAAGTAAAGAAGTACTTAAGTTAGCAAATGCTGTACAGAATACTTTAATTAAAAATACAGGTGCCAAAGATAGACGTGTAAAAGATCGACCAGATCTTCGTGTGTTAAAGGCAGATAATATTGCACCACCTATATTAGTAGAAACAGGATTTTTAACAAATCCAAACGAAAGAGTAAAATTGACTTCTGATAAATATCAAAATGTATTAGCACAGTCGGTGTTTGAAGGAACTCTACAATATTTCTCTAATTAG
- a CDS encoding HAD family hydrolase, translating to MIRAVLFDLDGTLLDRRLSLESFIHNQYDRYAEHFTGIEKNEYCTRFIQLDNNGYTWKDKVYTTLLNEYNITTLTADQLLHDYVTEFTNHCIPFPNMHELLQQLQNQNIAIGIITNGFTEFQMNNLRALGLHAYTNTILISEAEGIKKPHLAIFERALQQLNVTAQECIYVGDHPENDVIGAENAGITAVWKKSSFWEGFEHSRVARELLEVLSFVKL from the coding sequence ATGATACGCGCTGTATTATTTGATTTAGATGGAACATTATTAGATCGACGGCTATCTTTAGAGAGTTTTATTCACAATCAATATGATCGTTACGCAGAGCATTTTACTGGGATAGAAAAAAACGAATATTGCACTCGCTTCATTCAGCTCGATAATAACGGCTATACTTGGAAAGATAAGGTATATACTACCTTACTCAACGAATATAACATTACAACTTTAACAGCCGATCAACTCCTGCATGACTACGTAACAGAATTCACAAATCACTGCATTCCTTTTCCAAATATGCATGAATTGCTACAACAATTGCAAAATCAAAATATTGCAATCGGAATTATCACAAATGGCTTCACCGAATTCCAGATGAACAACCTTCGTGCCCTAGGGCTACATGCTTATACCAATACAATTCTTATTTCGGAAGCAGAAGGTATTAAGAAACCTCATCTCGCTATCTTTGAACGTGCTCTTCAGCAATTAAACGTAACAGCCCAGGAATGTATCTACGTTGGAGATCATCCAGAAAATGATGTAATCGGAGCTGAAAATGCTGGCATTACCGCTGTTTGGAAGAAGAGTTCATTTTGGGAGGGGTTTGAGCATTCTCGTGTGGCCAGAGAGTTACTTGAAGTACTTTCGTTCGTAAAACTTTGA
- a CDS encoding ABC transporter permease, which translates to MDNIKQLHAQFRKKERKRTWTAVSLQLLLLILFFALWEISSKQEWIDPLLFSSPSSIWELFLSKWTDGSLWIHIWMTLLETSVGFILGTLLGTIIATILWWVPLIARVLDPYLVVLNAMPKVALGPIIIVIFGPNISSSIAMGVIISIIITILVIYSAFQEVDSNYIKVMDTFGANKWQTYQQVILPSSFPAIISTLKVNVGLSWVGVIFGELLVSKQGLGYLISYGFQVFNFTLVLLSVLLTCILATLMYVFVEGLEKLMVGKRKRS; encoded by the coding sequence TTGGATAATATAAAACAACTACACGCACAGTTTCGAAAAAAAGAACGTAAGCGTACTTGGACGGCTGTTTCTTTACAATTATTACTCCTCATTCTCTTCTTTGCACTATGGGAAATTTCTAGTAAGCAAGAGTGGATTGATCCATTACTCTTCAGCTCTCCTTCAAGCATTTGGGAACTATTTTTAAGCAAATGGACAGATGGATCACTTTGGATTCACATATGGATGACACTATTAGAAACAAGTGTTGGATTTATTCTTGGGACATTGCTTGGAACAATTATCGCAACCATTCTTTGGTGGGTACCTCTTATCGCCCGCGTATTAGATCCATACCTTGTTGTGTTAAATGCGATGCCAAAAGTAGCACTTGGCCCAATTATTATCGTTATTTTCGGTCCAAATATCTCCTCTTCGATCGCAATGGGAGTCATTATTTCCATCATCATCACCATTCTTGTTATTTACAGTGCATTTCAAGAAGTTGATTCGAATTATATAAAAGTAATGGATACGTTTGGTGCAAATAAATGGCAAACCTATCAACAAGTTATTTTACCTTCTTCCTTTCCCGCTATCATTTCAACTTTAAAAGTCAACGTTGGTTTATCATGGGTTGGTGTTATTTTCGGAGAACTTCTCGTTTCCAAACAAGGACTCGGTTATTTAATTAGCTATGGATTTCAAGTGTTTAACTTTACACTTGTGCTGCTTAGTGTCTTACTGACATGTATCCTCGCTACCCTTATGTATGTGTTTGTTGAAGGATTGGAGAAATTAATGGTAGGGAAAAGAAAAAGAAGCTGA